The Prevotella herbatica genome contains the following window.
ATTTCCTGTTTCCTACTACCCGCAAGCAATGCAATAATAGGTTTATCGGCAACTAGAGAATTCCTGTTATAAAAATCTTCCCTACTCTCTTTGTACTCATTTTTAAACCTATTTACCTCGTCTGCAGTAGGATTACCAACATAATGTATTTTGTAATTATGTTTTTGTTCAAAAAATGGTATTTCAAAAGGCAATATAGAGAATAGTTCTGTGATATCTCTTCGTATAGATTTTATTCGCCATTCCTTCCAAGCCCATATCTTAGGTGATATATAATAGTAAGCAGGTATTTTAGTGTTTGCCTTAAGATATTTTGCTATATCAAGATTAAATCCAGCATAGTCTACAAGTATTACAACATCAGGATTCCAAGCTACTATATCCTTTTTGCACAATGCCATATTGCGGAATATTGTGCGCAGATGCAAAAGTACAGGAATGAATCCCATATAAGCAAGTTCCTTATAATGCTTTACACGAGTGCCTCCAACAGCAGACATCATATCTCCACCGAAAAATCTAAACTCGGCATTGCTGTCATGTTTTTTCAACGACATCATCAAATGTGATGCATGAAGGTCTCCACTAGCTTCACCAACAATAATGTAATACTTCATAACAAAACTTTTATTTAAAGTCCCCAGCTATTAAGTTTATCAATAATCTCGTAATCAGTTACATCAATTTTCGTAGGAGTTATAGCAACATATCCATTATTGACAGCCCACTGATCCCCATCCTCTGCATCAGGTTCATCGTTACGATACTCTCCTACTACCCAATAATAATCATATCCACGTGGATGACGTTCCTTTACGATTTCGTTAACCCATTGTCCCATGGTCATTCGACATATCTTAGTACCCTTGAAAGGAGGCATTTCTGGGAAATTAACGTTAAGGCATATTCCCTTTGGCAATCCCTCTGCAAGTACCTTGTCAACAATCTTACAAACATCATCTTTCAGATATCCCAATTCAGCCTCTGTATCATAGTTACATGAAGAGAAAGCTATAGACGGAATATATTTCATACATCCCTCAAGAGCCACTCCCATCGTTCCTGAATAATGATTGTTAACTGTAGAATTATCACCATGATTGATACCACCTATAACAAGATCAGGAATTCTGCCACCACATAATTCTGAGATAGCAATTTTTACACAGTCTACTGGCGTTCCGTTGCAAGACCAAATCTCAACATCTCCCATATTATGGCGACGTTTGAGCCTCAATGGTGTTGTTGCAGAGAAAGCACAAGAAAATCCAGAGCGTGCTGATTCAGGTGCGCAAACTATCAAATCAGCCTTATCTTTAAGAAAAGAAACTAGAGTTTTGATACCATTTGCATGATATCCATCATCATTTGAAATAAGTATTAATGGACGGCAATTATTCATATTTAACTTTTAAGTTTGGCACAAAAGTACTAAAAAAAGGTTTAATTCTAGTATTTCTCGCATAAAATATGTAACTTTGCGGTCAAATCAACTTTTTTCGAAATGGGAAAAATAATCGCTTTAGCTAACCAAAAGGGCGGCGTGGGCAAGACCACTACGACCATAAACCTTGCAGCATCACTTGCTACATTAGAGAAAACAGTTCTCGTAGTAGACGCAGACCCACAGGCAAATGCATCCAGTGGCTTAGGAGTGGACATTAAAGAAGTTGACTGCTCCCTATATGAATGTATTATTGACCACGCTGATGTGCGTGATGCCATCTATACCACAGACATCAACGGTTTGGATATAATACCAA
Protein-coding sequences here:
- the lpxB gene encoding lipid-A-disaccharide synthase gives rise to the protein MKYYIIVGEASGDLHASHLMMSLKKHDSNAEFRFFGGDMMSAVGGTRVKHYKELAYMGFIPVLLHLRTIFRNMALCKKDIVAWNPDVVILVDYAGFNLDIAKYLKANTKIPAYYYISPKIWAWKEWRIKSIRRDITELFSILPFEIPFFEQKHNYKIHYVGNPTADEVNRFKNEYKESREDFYNRNSLVADKPIIALLAGSRKQEIKDNLPAMIQSAVNYADKYQMVLAGAPSIDREYYDMVLDGIKDCGDFKIKIVDNETYPLLKHSVAALVTSGTATLETAMFGVPQVVCYETPVPHLIRFGFNHIIKCKYISLVNLIADKEIVKELFADRFSVSNISEELGHILPGGEGRQKMLDDYEEVYKKLGDTIAPDNAARIMVDLLNHKD
- the surE gene encoding 5'/3'-nucleotidase SurE is translated as MNNCRPLILISNDDGYHANGIKTLVSFLKDKADLIVCAPESARSGFSCAFSATTPLRLKRRHNMGDVEIWSCNGTPVDCVKIAISELCGGRIPDLVIGGINHGDNSTVNNHYSGTMGVALEGCMKYIPSIAFSSCNYDTEAELGYLKDDVCKIVDKVLAEGLPKGICLNVNFPEMPPFKGTKICRMTMGQWVNEIVKERHPRGYDYYWVVGEYRNDEPDAEDGDQWAVNNGYVAITPTKIDVTDYEIIDKLNSWGL